A part of Streptomyces sp. NBC_01210 genomic DNA contains:
- a CDS encoding nuclear transport factor 2 family protein — protein MAEHPDCALIRRGYAAFGSGDMETLGSLMTADVVHHVPGSSPISGHHKGRDAVLQLYRRFGEETNGTMLIELEAVLADGRGHVMSFHTSRADRGDHGLEMREGLFFTIVGGKISDIDECLEDIDESDRFWN, from the coding sequence ATGGCTGAACACCCGGACTGTGCCCTGATACGCCGGGGTTACGCAGCGTTCGGATCAGGTGACATGGAGACGCTGGGCTCCTTGATGACGGCGGATGTCGTCCACCACGTACCCGGAAGCAGCCCGATATCCGGGCACCACAAGGGCCGGGACGCCGTTCTCCAGCTCTACCGCAGGTTCGGCGAGGAGACCAACGGCACCATGCTGATCGAGCTCGAAGCCGTGCTCGCCGACGGGCGCGGCCATGTGATGTCCTTCCACACATCCCGGGCCGACCGGGGTGACCACGGCCTCGAAATGCGCGAAGGACTGTTCTTCACGATCGTCGGCGGAAAGATCTCCGACATCGACGAGTGCCTCGAAGACATCGACGAGTCCGACAGGTTCTGGAACTGA